The following coding sequences lie in one Candidatus Vogelbacteria bacterium genomic window:
- a CDS encoding type IV secretion system DNA-binding domain-containing protein: protein MSSNPHINYFAQTDFRGKKIPFGIKSEDRARHMYIIGKTGMGKSTLLENLAIQDIKNGEGLAFIDPHGKSAELLLDYIPLERKKDVIYFAPFDLDNPIAFNIMEDVGKDQRHLVANGLMATFKTIWADVWSARMEYILNNTILALLEYPGSTLLGVNRMFSDKEYRQKVVDNIQDPSVKSFWVDEFANYTERFAQEATPAIQNKVGQFSSNPLIRNIIGQPKSTIDFRKAMDEKKIFIINLSKGLVGEDNARLLGGMLVSKLYLAAMSRANVHELELRKLPSFYLYVDEFQSFANESFADILSEARKYKLALTIAHQYVEQMPEEVQSAVFGNVGTTICFRVGPLDAETFEKIFFPTFTKEDLVNMGRFQMYLTLMIDGVGSQPFSAMALPPIPALLNSNKQELIDWSRQNYSKPRAEVEARIITWIEEARVAASQAPKTNNNSYGNQKKVGGGRSDDRPKAVTGSTNKPTAPLKQEPKPTPKEVTYEGVPVFKSQPETVKEVPAKHFSLDQLKNKKREDKPKSTGASKAELRSALQELLGDNKSDIKIEEIKNGIKPTPEKTETDQIKKSDPVKPLVPEIPEDVLRQMLAVDSQ from the coding sequence ATGTCTTCCAATCCTCATATTAACTATTTTGCTCAGACTGATTTTCGCGGTAAAAAAATTCCTTTCGGAATTAAGTCTGAAGACAGAGCTCGTCATATGTATATTATCGGTAAAACCGGTATGGGTAAGTCGACCTTGTTGGAAAACCTGGCTATTCAAGATATTAAAAACGGTGAAGGTTTAGCCTTTATTGATCCGCACGGTAAGTCAGCCGAATTATTGTTGGATTATATTCCACTAGAACGAAAGAAGGATGTTATTTATTTTGCACCTTTTGATTTAGATAACCCGATTGCTTTTAATATTATGGAGGATGTTGGCAAGGATCAGCGCCACTTGGTGGCTAATGGTCTGATGGCTACTTTTAAAACTATTTGGGCTGATGTGTGGTCAGCTCGAATGGAATATATCCTGAACAATACTATTTTGGCCTTATTAGAATACCCAGGCTCAACTTTATTGGGTGTTAACCGAATGTTTTCTGACAAAGAGTATCGTCAGAAGGTGGTGGACAATATTCAAGATCCATCAGTTAAATCTTTTTGGGTAGACGAGTTTGCTAATTATACCGAGCGATTTGCTCAAGAAGCCACCCCAGCGATTCAAAACAAAGTTGGTCAATTTTCTTCTAATCCGTTGATTAGAAATATTATTGGTCAACCGAAATCAACTATCGACTTTCGTAAAGCGATGGACGAGAAAAAGATTTTTATTATTAACTTGTCCAAGGGTTTGGTGGGTGAAGATAATGCGCGACTGTTGGGTGGGATGTTGGTATCCAAACTTTATTTGGCGGCGATGTCTAGAGCTAATGTTCATGAGTTGGAATTACGTAAGTTGCCCTCTTTCTATTTATATGTTGATGAGTTTCAATCTTTTGCTAATGAATCTTTTGCCGATATTTTGTCAGAGGCTCGTAAGTATAAACTAGCTCTGACAATTGCTCACCAGTATGTGGAACAAATGCCGGAAGAAGTCCAAAGTGCGGTATTTGGTAACGTGGGTACCACTATTTGTTTTCGAGTTGGTCCACTAGACGCCGAGACGTTTGAAAAGATATTTTTTCCGACTTTTACTAAAGAAGATTTGGTGAACATGGGGCGATTTCAGATGTATTTAACTTTAATGATTGATGGAGTTGGGTCTCAGCCGTTTTCGGCGATGGCTTTACCACCTATTCCAGCTTTACTTAATTCTAATAAACAAGAGTTGATTGATTGGTCAAGACAAAATTACTCTAAACCACGAGCGGAAGTGGAAGCTCGGATTATTACTTGGATTGAAGAAGCGAGGGTAGCTGCTAGTCAGGCACCTAAAACCAATAACAATAGTTATGGTAATCAAAAAAAGGTTGGTGGCGGACGATCTGATGACCGACCGAAAGCTGTCACTGGGTCTACTAATAAACCAACAGCTCCTCTCAAACAAGAACCAAAACCAACCCCTAAAGAGGTGACTTACGAAGGGGTACCGGTTTTTAAATCCCAACCAGAGACAGTTAAAGAAGTTCCTGCAAAACATTTTTCTTTAGATCAACTTAAAAATAAAAAACGAGAAGACAAACCGAAAAGTACTGGTGCCAGTAAGGCGGAATTACGGTCAGCCCTTCAAGAATTGTTGGGAGATAATAAATCAGATATTAAAATAGAGGAGATAAAAAATGGTATAAAACCAACCCCAGAGAAGACTGAAACTGATCAGATAAAAAAGTCAGATCCGGTTAAACCATTAGTACCAGAAATTCCGGAAGATGTTTTACGGCAAATGTTGGCGGTTGATAGTCAGTAA
- a CDS encoding putative glycoside hydrolase, which translates to MPKSSHLGIYLGLGLFCLLLVGYFLYAGDFVTASDYTVPIYGSLGATTSLEKIETKKRVHLATPEPVKAIYMTSWVASTPSLRNRVVNLIKDTEINAVVIDVKDDTGKVSFTTDNQIITKIGSTENRIRDLATIIEDLHKDDIYVIARIATFQDPYLAKVRPDLAVLRSGDGAVWKDRKGLSWVDPGAEEVWEYVAEIAKEAHELGFDEINFDYIRFPSDGDLRNLTYPHSNLASTTRSAVIKNFFSYIDKTLEPLGVPLSADLFGMTTTTFDDMNIGQIFENALPYFDYVSPMIYPSHYPPHFNGYADPNEAPYEIIKYVMDSAVKRAIAASSSPDKIRPWLQDFDYPVTYTVADVKAQKQAVYDAGLTSWLMWDPSNTYTREAYDSAVLTKPVSN; encoded by the coding sequence ATGCCAAAATCATCCCACCTCGGTATTTATCTTGGTCTGGGATTATTTTGTTTATTGCTGGTGGGTTATTTTTTGTATGCTGGAGATTTTGTGACTGCTTCGGATTATACAGTTCCGATTTACGGCAGTTTAGGAGCCACTACTAGTTTAGAAAAAATAGAGACTAAAAAGAGAGTTCACTTAGCCACTCCAGAGCCGGTGAAAGCTATTTATATGACCAGTTGGGTGGCGAGCACTCCTTCTTTGAGAAACCGGGTGGTTAATTTAATTAAAGACACGGAAATCAATGCAGTCGTAATTGATGTTAAAGACGATACTGGTAAGGTGTCTTTTACGACTGATAATCAGATAATTACGAAAATTGGTTCAACGGAAAATAGAATTCGTGACCTGGCGACTATTATTGAAGACTTACATAAAGATGATATTTATGTGATTGCTCGGATTGCTACTTTTCAGGATCCTTATTTAGCTAAAGTTCGACCAGACTTAGCGGTGTTGAGATCAGGTGATGGCGCTGTCTGGAAAGATAGAAAGGGGTTGTCTTGGGTTGATCCAGGCGCTGAAGAGGTGTGGGAGTATGTGGCCGAAATTGCCAAAGAAGCTCACGAGCTTGGTTTCGATGAAATAAATTTTGATTATATTAGGTTTCCTTCTGATGGTGATTTACGGAATCTAACTTACCCTCATTCTAATTTGGCTTCTACGACCAGATCGGCGGTGATCAAAAATTTCTTTAGTTATATTGATAAGACTCTTGAGCCACTTGGGGTGCCGTTGTCAGCTGACTTGTTTGGTATGACCACCACCACTTTTGATGATATGAATATTGGTCAGATTTTTGAAAACGCCTTACCTTATTTTGATTACGTCTCACCGATGATTTACCCATCACATTATCCGCCTCATTTTAATGGTTATGCTGATCCAAACGAAGCACCTTATGAAATAATTAAATATGTGATGGATTCAGCTGTTAAGCGGGCGATTGCGGCTAGTTCTAGTCCAGACAAAATTAGGCCCTGGTTACAAGATTTTGATTATCCGGTTACTTACACGGTCGCTGATGTTAAAGCGCAAAAACAGGCTGTTTATGATGCTGGGTTAACTAGTTGGCTGATGTGGGATCCATCTAATACTTATACTCGCGAGGCTTATGACTCGGCAGTGTTAACAAAACCAGTTAGTAATTAA
- a CDS encoding UDP-N-acetylmuramate--L-alanine ligase has protein sequence MIDLEKINKIHCIGIGGVGISSLARLLVHQGKEVSGTNDGPSPDTLDGLRQSGVQISLDLDPANLPEADLYIYSDAWLTNNPEVLAQAKTSGKPCLSYFEALGLIASGYDVIAIAGTHGKTTTTSMVADVLEDAGLDPTVVVGSIRAKTKSNFQAGNSKWLVVEADEYRRHFLQFTPKVLAIINIDADHLDYYEDLADIQSAFRELVLKVPVDGVVICNPSDPNIGPVIKDATCQIVDYTKFIDPNLKLNVPGEHNRLDAGVVLTVADWLKISITLSRGALEKFTGTWRRFEYLGTTKDGVLVYDDYAHHPKEIQATLAGAREKWPAKKIVVVFQPHLYSRTKLLLNDFAGSFTLADEVIILPIYAARETADPTISHQILVDEISKHQVQVLAVESFSEAKIRLKTTLESGEVVITMGAGNVVEIAKSML, from the coding sequence ATGATTGATTTAGAAAAAATTAATAAAATCCACTGCATTGGGATTGGGGGAGTGGGGATTTCATCTCTGGCTCGGTTATTAGTACACCAAGGTAAAGAAGTGTCCGGCACTAATGATGGGCCCAGTCCAGACACTTTGGACGGCTTAAGACAATCAGGAGTGCAAATTTCTTTAGATCTAGATCCAGCTAATTTACCAGAAGCAGACTTATATATTTATAGTGATGCGTGGCTAACTAATAATCCGGAAGTTTTGGCGCAAGCCAAAACTTCCGGTAAGCCCTGCTTATCATATTTCGAGGCCCTTGGCTTAATAGCCTCAGGATATGATGTGATTGCTATTGCTGGAACTCACGGTAAAACCACCACCACTTCGATGGTGGCCGATGTCTTGGAAGATGCTGGTCTTGATCCCACGGTGGTGGTCGGTTCTATCCGAGCTAAAACCAAAAGTAATTTCCAAGCTGGTAATAGTAAATGGTTAGTAGTGGAGGCTGATGAATATCGCCGTCATTTTTTACAATTTACTCCGAAAGTTTTAGCCATTATTAATATTGATGCTGATCATCTTGATTATTATGAAGATCTGGCCGACATTCAATCAGCCTTTCGGGAGTTGGTGTTGAAAGTTCCAGTTGATGGTGTGGTGATTTGTAACCCAAGTGATCCTAATATTGGACCAGTAATTAAAGACGCAACTTGCCAAATTGTTGATTATACAAAATTTATTGACCCCAACCTTAAACTTAATGTGCCAGGCGAACACAATCGACTGGATGCTGGAGTGGTGTTAACGGTGGCCGATTGGTTGAAAATATCCATCACGCTTAGTCGAGGGGCTTTAGAAAAGTTTACTGGCACTTGGCGCCGATTTGAATATTTGGGTACAACTAAAGATGGAGTTTTGGTTTATGACGATTACGCTCATCATCCAAAAGAAATCCAAGCGACCTTAGCTGGTGCTCGAGAAAAATGGCCAGCTAAAAAAATTGTTGTCGTGTTCCAACCTCATTTATATTCTCGAACTAAATTATTACTTAATGACTTTGCTGGCAGCTTTACTCTGGCTGACGAGGTCATTATTTTACCAATTTATGCAGCGCGAGAGACGGCCGATCCGACAATTAGTCATCAAATATTAGTCGACGAGATAAGTAAGCATCAAGTCCAAGTTTTGGCTGTGGAGAGCTTTTCTGAGGCTAAAATTAGGCTAAAAACAACCCTCGAAAGTGGGGAAGTGGTTATCACAATGGGGGCTGGCAATGTTGTGGAAATAGCTAAAAGTATGTTATAA
- the murD gene encoding UDP-N-acetylmuramoyl-L-alanine--D-glutamate ligase encodes MDYKEYFKGKKVTVMGLGLLGRGLGVIKFLADCGADLIVTDLKTKEELVSSLKQLSRYENIKYILGEHRLEDFRNRDLIIRAPNAPLDSIYLAEAHKNGVPVEMDASLFCKLTPTGLVTIGITGTRGKSTVTQLLAEILKTAGLTVHMGGNIKGVATLPLLKKVKANHVVVMELDSWQCQGFGESKISPNIAVFTTFMNDHMNYYQGDMDRYFADKANIYRFQKEDDILILGSQVASLVKKNDGQKLKQQIITPKISSVASWKLKMPGEHNLYNVLLAMTAAQALGVKDSVIKKVAQNFPGLPYRLELVGEAGGVKYINDTNATSPDGLYAALEAFEKYKGKIILLAGGTDAGLDLDNYYKKVSKYVKGLILFKGTATDKILTQLPQRQNFSTVVASSMKEAFIQVEELVKKGDLVLLSPGAKSFGVFKNEYDRGDQFNVAVKKIK; translated from the coding sequence ATGGATTATAAGGAGTATTTTAAGGGTAAAAAGGTGACTGTAATGGGACTAGGACTCTTGGGTCGTGGTCTTGGGGTAATTAAGTTTTTGGCTGACTGTGGGGCAGATTTGATTGTGACGGATTTGAAAACCAAAGAAGAACTAGTCTCATCCCTCAAACAACTAAGTCGGTATGAAAACATAAAATATATTTTAGGGGAGCATAGGCTTGAAGATTTTCGTAATCGAGATTTGATTATTCGCGCTCCTAATGCGCCACTTGACTCAATCTATCTTGCCGAGGCTCATAAAAATGGGGTACCAGTGGAAATGGATGCATCACTATTTTGTAAACTAACTCCAACTGGCCTGGTCACTATTGGTATTACCGGGACACGAGGTAAAAGTACCGTCACCCAGTTATTGGCCGAAATTTTAAAGACGGCCGGGCTCACTGTCCATATGGGGGGTAATATTAAAGGTGTAGCGACCTTGCCTCTACTTAAAAAAGTTAAAGCTAATCATGTGGTAGTAATGGAACTTGATTCTTGGCAGTGCCAAGGTTTTGGTGAGTCTAAAATTAGTCCCAACATCGCTGTTTTTACCACCTTCATGAATGACCATATGAATTACTATCAAGGTGATATGGATCGTTATTTTGCCGATAAGGCTAATATTTATCGTTTCCAGAAAGAGGATGATATTTTAATTTTAGGCAGTCAGGTGGCTAGTTTGGTTAAAAAAAATGACGGTCAAAAATTAAAACAACAGATTATTACTCCCAAAATATCTTCAGTGGCTAGTTGGAAATTGAAAATGCCGGGCGAGCATAATCTTTACAATGTCTTGTTGGCTATGACAGCGGCTCAAGCTCTGGGTGTTAAAGATTCTGTTATTAAAAAAGTAGCCCAAAATTTCCCAGGATTACCTTATCGTTTGGAGTTGGTTGGGGAAGCGGGAGGAGTTAAATATATTAATGATACCAATGCGACTAGTCCTGATGGATTGTATGCGGCCCTGGAGGCATTTGAAAAATACAAAGGTAAAATTATTTTACTGGCCGGTGGTACAGATGCTGGTTTGGATTTAGATAATTACTACAAAAAAGTCAGTAAATACGTTAAGGGTTTAATTTTATTCAAGGGAACAGCGACTGATAAGATCTTAACCCAATTGCCACAGCGGCAAAACTTTTCTACAGTTGTGGCTAGTTCAATGAAAGAGGCTTTTATTCAGGTTGAGGAGTTGGTTAAAAAGGGTGATTTAGTTTTGTTGTCACCTGGAGCAAAAAGTTTTGGTGTCTTTAAAAACGAATATGACAGAGGTGATCAGTTTAATGTGGCTGTCAAAAAAATTAAATAA
- the murI gene encoding glutamate racemase — translation MKKELGPIGIFDSGFGGLSILKAITKELPNYDYIYLGDNARTPYGNRSPEIIYEFTRQAVDFLFKNNCQLIILACNTASSDALRKIQQEYLPQYYPSKKVLGVLIPGAEAAVAKTKNKKIGVMATEGTVTSGSFVREIKKLDSTIKVFQQSCPLLVPLIEAGEKNNPATKIILEQYIKPLKQKKIDTVILGCTHYGLVEEQIKKIFGDKVKVISEGKEVAKKLKIYLVKHPEIETTLTKKSKLSFYSTDTTAKFQTLGSKFFGQKIRVEKVNLN, via the coding sequence ATAAAAAAAGAGCTAGGACCAATTGGTATTTTTGACTCCGGCTTTGGTGGATTAAGTATTCTCAAAGCAATCACTAAGGAATTGCCAAACTATGATTATATTTATCTTGGTGACAATGCTAGGACGCCTTACGGTAATCGATCACCAGAAATAATCTACGAATTCACCAGGCAGGCTGTCGATTTTTTATTTAAAAATAATTGCCAGTTAATCATCTTGGCTTGCAATACCGCCTCCAGTGATGCTCTACGAAAAATTCAGCAAGAATACCTGCCACAATATTACCCTTCAAAAAAAGTATTAGGTGTCTTAATTCCAGGAGCTGAAGCTGCTGTAGCTAAAACAAAAAATAAAAAGATTGGAGTTATGGCCACTGAAGGTACTGTAACTTCTGGTTCTTTTGTTAGGGAAATAAAAAAACTAGACTCAACCATTAAAGTTTTTCAACAAAGCTGTCCTCTGTTAGTCCCCTTAATCGAAGCCGGTGAAAAAAATAATCCAGCCACTAAGATTATTCTGGAACAATATATAAAACCTCTAAAACAAAAAAAGATTGATACCGTCATCCTGGGCTGCACCCACTATGGTCTAGTAGAAGAGCAAATTAAAAAAATCTTTGGTGACAAAGTTAAAGTTATTTCTGAAGGTAAAGAGGTAGCTAAGAAATTAAAAATATATCTTGTAAAACATCCGGAAATAGAAACCACTCTAACTAAAAAATCAAAATTGAGCTTTTACTCAACTGATACCACCGCCAAATTTCAGACCCTGGGTAGTAAATTCTTTGGACAGAAAATAAGGGTTGAAAAAGTAAACCTGAATTAA
- a CDS encoding TIGR04141 family sporadically distributed protein, producing MNAKKVKTNKYSVYMIKPEFQTLDEIVQSSKNSIEIDGVGHFVSASVPPKTPSWVKDFFGDAISLDRPLLNASSKGLLIVPISRHGKATYFAVVFGFGRHLLRPGVLEERFGLKTVLNSLDAASFRKIDKTTLGSVPKHSQEQMSRNVAATDFGIDIEQDLVSSVTGKSRDPLLGGIITGKDALSGSAKVNVGNIVEFLTHCLERYTSEDYKKDFDWIDQIAEVRDKKIEEELNLVLVDKLNTRTLDKVWMAVPEVIEWSDVKGFRYARQKSNDLHDDLDVPACLETLPSPVTLERLKHSAIFRISMATDDVVERWTVFQCMYAEVELRDDVYILNNAKWYRIAKGFTEQVQEHFDAVRRSDIDLPVCTVTREGDYTPIAAAALKGACCMDGELIMHGGGHSSVEFCDIYTGENKLLHIKRYGGSNVLSHLFSQGVVSAELFVSDADFRQKLNVKLPVGHKLADPSAAPNAKDYEVIYGIISESDKPLDIPFFSKVSLKNARRRLSMYGYQVGIKQIKKAVN from the coding sequence ATGAATGCGAAAAAAGTCAAGACTAACAAATACTCTGTCTACATGATCAAGCCGGAGTTCCAAACACTGGATGAGATTGTCCAGAGTAGCAAGAATTCGATTGAGATCGATGGAGTTGGGCACTTTGTCTCTGCTTCAGTGCCTCCCAAAACTCCGAGCTGGGTCAAAGACTTTTTTGGTGATGCTATAAGCCTAGACCGGCCCCTCTTAAACGCCAGCTCGAAGGGGCTTTTGATTGTACCTATTTCGAGACACGGGAAGGCGACGTATTTTGCAGTGGTGTTTGGATTTGGTCGACACCTCTTACGGCCCGGTGTGCTTGAAGAGCGTTTCGGTTTAAAGACGGTTCTCAATTCACTTGATGCGGCAAGTTTTCGCAAGATCGATAAGACGACGCTAGGATCGGTACCGAAACACAGCCAGGAACAAATGAGCCGGAATGTTGCCGCAACTGATTTCGGAATCGATATTGAGCAAGACCTGGTTAGCTCAGTAACCGGAAAGTCACGTGACCCTCTTCTCGGGGGCATTATCACGGGGAAAGATGCACTAAGTGGGTCGGCAAAGGTTAATGTCGGAAACATCGTGGAATTTCTAACTCATTGCCTGGAACGCTATACGAGCGAAGACTATAAGAAAGATTTTGATTGGATTGATCAGATTGCCGAAGTTCGTGACAAGAAAATCGAAGAAGAACTGAATCTTGTGCTGGTTGACAAACTAAATACTCGGACACTAGACAAAGTGTGGATGGCTGTTCCCGAAGTCATTGAGTGGTCCGACGTAAAAGGCTTTCGCTACGCCCGTCAAAAGAGCAACGATTTGCACGACGATTTAGACGTACCAGCTTGCTTGGAGACGCTACCCAGTCCAGTGACGTTGGAGCGACTTAAGCACTCTGCAATATTTCGCATATCCATGGCCACAGACGATGTTGTCGAGCGGTGGACCGTTTTTCAGTGTATGTATGCTGAGGTTGAGTTACGGGATGATGTTTACATTCTGAACAACGCAAAGTGGTATCGAATTGCAAAGGGATTCACCGAGCAGGTGCAGGAACACTTTGATGCTGTCAGGCGATCGGATATTGACCTGCCGGTATGCACCGTGACCAGGGAAGGTGACTACACACCCATCGCAGCCGCGGCTTTGAAAGGCGCTTGTTGTATGGATGGCGAATTAATCATGCACGGCGGTGGCCATAGCAGTGTGGAGTTTTGTGACATTTATACCGGGGAAAATAAACTCCTACATATAAAACGGTATGGCGGATCTAACGTATTAAGTCACCTGTTTTCCCAAGGGGTCGTCTCTGCCGAGCTTTTTGTCAGCGACGCGGATTTCCGCCAGAAGCTGAATGTAAAGTTACCGGTCGGCCATAAACTGGCTGATCCCTCTGCCGCCCCGAATGCGAAGGACTATGAGGTAATCTATGGCATTATTAGTGAGTCAGACAAACCGTTAGATATCCCGTTTTTCAGTAAGGTGAGTCTGAAAAATGCACGCCGTCGACTGAGTATGTACGGTTACCAGGTGGGAATTAAGCAGATTAAGAAAGCTGTAAACTAG
- a CDS encoding recombinase family protein, protein MTGKPVYFAYIRVSTPRQGEQGSSLAAQRRSIEYYAARHNIMISEWIEETVTAAKAGRPLFTQMLTRLRKGQATGVIIHKIDRGARNLKDWAALGELIDHGIEVRFVADSVDLSSRSGRLSADIQAVVAADYVRNLKEEARKGFYGRLNQGLYPLGAPLGYLNNGRGKVKTWCPETAPLVRRAFELYAAGEFTLRQLSAECFSRGLRNSTGHSVSNNALARILRNRFYCGQMVLGKSGEVFAGLHEPFIPDDLFRRVGAILNGRMRRKVKSPSLVYRKLLRCASCRNHLIGEIKKGHTYYRCHTKGCPVKCVRSEIIDRQVQEKIQRLQADSKVYVDRLS, encoded by the coding sequence ATGACCGGTAAGCCTGTGTACTTCGCCTACATCCGCGTCTCCACCCCGCGCCAGGGCGAGCAAGGTTCCTCGCTGGCGGCTCAGCGTCGGAGCATCGAGTATTACGCAGCCCGTCACAACATTATGATTTCAGAGTGGATTGAAGAAACAGTAACAGCCGCCAAAGCTGGTCGTCCCCTGTTCACTCAAATGCTGACCCGGCTCAGAAAAGGCCAAGCTACCGGCGTCATCATCCATAAAATAGATCGGGGTGCCCGCAATCTCAAAGACTGGGCCGCCCTGGGTGAACTCATTGATCATGGAATAGAAGTGCGGTTCGTCGCTGACTCAGTAGACCTCAGTTCCCGCTCGGGTCGCCTATCGGCAGACATTCAAGCGGTGGTTGCTGCCGACTATGTACGCAACCTGAAAGAGGAAGCCCGGAAAGGATTCTACGGTCGACTCAACCAAGGGTTGTATCCTTTGGGTGCGCCGTTGGGATACCTCAACAATGGACGGGGCAAGGTAAAAACCTGGTGCCCGGAGACGGCCCCGCTTGTTCGGCGCGCTTTCGAGCTCTACGCCGCTGGTGAATTCACCCTCCGACAGCTTTCCGCCGAGTGCTTCAGTCGCGGCTTACGCAACAGTACTGGACATTCCGTTTCCAACAACGCCCTGGCGCGGATACTGCGCAACCGTTTCTATTGCGGCCAGATGGTTCTTGGAAAAAGCGGTGAGGTTTTCGCAGGCCTGCATGAACCGTTCATCCCGGACGATCTTTTCCGCCGCGTCGGGGCAATCCTAAATGGCCGGATGAGGCGAAAGGTGAAGTCGCCTTCATTGGTCTACCGCAAGCTTCTCCGCTGCGCCTCTTGCCGTAACCACCTCATCGGCGAGATCAAGAAAGGCCACACCTATTACCGCTGTCACACGAAGGGCTGCCCGGTAAAGTGTGTCCGCAGCGAAATAATTGACCGGCAGGTCCAGGAAAAGATACAGCGCCTTCAGGCCGATTCAAAGGTCTACGTCGACAGGCTAAGTTAG